GCAGTCCAACCGGTCGGAGCAGTCGACGCGGTCCGGGCAGTCCGCCGGGTCGGGGCGGTCCGGCCACTCCGCCCGGTCCGGGCAGCGGTCGGGCCAGCCGCACCGCCGTCGCCGCTGAGCGGGCGGCGTCCGGGCCGGCGAACCCCCTAGCGACGGCCCGCGCACGCCCAGGTCCGATTCCCGCCAGCCGAGGGCCCGACCAGCGGGGCACCATGGGTGACGTGGAGATGGACTTCGAACGGTGCTACCGGGCGGTGGACAGCCGTGACCAACGGTTCGACGGCTGGTTCTACACGGGCGTGACGTCGACCGGGATCTACTGCCGGCCGTCCTGCCCGGCGACCACGCCCAAGCGGCACAACGTCCGGTTCTTTCCGTCGGCCGCCGCCGCGCAGGGCGCCGGGTTGCGCGCCTGCCGACGCTGCCGGCCGGACGCCGCACCCGGCTCGCCGCAGTGGGACGTCCGCGCCGACGTGGTCGGCCGGGCGATGCGGCTGATCGCCGACGGGGTGGTCGACCGGGACGGCGTACCGGGGCTGGCCGCTCGCCTCGGCTACACAGAACGGCACCTGCACCGGATGCTCCGCGCCGAGATGGGCGCCGGGCCGCTCGCGCTGGCCCGGGCCCAGCGGGCGCAGACCGCCCGGATCCTGATCGAGACGACAGGTCTCGGCATGGCCGAGATCGCGTTCGCCGCCGGGTTCGGCAGCGTGCGGCAGTTCAACGACACGGTCCGCGAGGTGTACGCCAGCGCACCGTCCGAGCTGCGGACGGCCCGGGGCCGGCACCTGGCGGCGGTCGGGGCGGGAACGATCACGCTCCGGCTGGCGTACCGTCCGCCGCTGCACGCGCGGGCGCTGCTGGACTTCCTCGCGGTGCGCGCGCTGCCCGGCGTGGAGGAGGTTCGCGACGGGACGTACCACAGGGGGTTGCGGTTGCCGCACGGCGTCGGCCAGGTGGCGCTGACGCCGGCGGACGGGCACGTGGCGGCGACGCTGCGCCTGGCCGACCTGCGCGACCTCGCGCCGGCGGTGGCCCGCTGCCGACGCCTGCTCGATCTGGACGCGGACCCGGTAGCGGTCGACGCCACGCTCGCGGCGGACCCGGCGCTGGCCCCGGCGGTGGCCGCCGAGCCCGGCATCCGCGTCCCCCGCGCGGTAGACGGCTTCGAAATGGCGGTGCGAGCCGTCATCGGCCAACAGGTCTCGGTCACCTCAGCCCGCACCACCCTGACCCGCCTCCTGACCCCTCCCGATACCACCACCGACGGCGTGTCGCGACAACAACTTCATGATCACCGAGAGCTGCGGGGGTTTCTGGGGGCTGAGGAGGTTTTGGAGGTTCCGGACGACGGATTTGGGATGCCGGTTCGGCGGCGGGAGACCATTCGTGCGCTTGCGCGCGCCGTCGTTGACGGCACCCTCGACCTGGCGCCGGGTGGTGACCGGGAGGAGACCGTACGGCGGCTGCTCGCGCTGCCCGGCATCGGTCCGTGGACCGCCGGCTACCTCGCCATGCGCGCCCTCGGCGACCCGGACGTCCTCCTCGACACCGACCTCGCGATCCGGCGCGGCGCGACCGCGCTCGGCCTGCCCGACACGACCCTCACCGCGCACGCCGAACGGTGGCGCCCCTGGCGGTCCTACGCCACGATCAGACTCTGGAGAGCGGCATGAGCATCGACAGCACAGTCCTGACCACTCCGACCGGCCCGCTGAGCATCCTCGCCGGCCCGGACGGCGAGGTCCTGGCGGCCGGTTTCACACCCGACCCGGCGGCGCTGCTGCCGCTGATCCACCCGACCCTGCGGGCGCCGCTGCGGCAACGCGCCGACCTCGGACCGGCCACCGTGGCCGTCCGGTCCTACCTGGACGGCGACCTCACCGCCATCGACTCGGTGCCGGTACGACAGCACACCGGCGGCGCGTTCATGGCGCACGCCTGGCAGGTGCTGCGCGAGGTCCCGGCGGGTGCCCCGGTCACCTACACCGGGTACGCGGCGCTGGCCGGCCGACCACCGGCGGTACGCGCCGCGGCGGCGGCCTGTGCCCGCAACGCGGCGGCTCTCTTCGTACCCTGCCACCGGGTGCTGCGCACCGACGGCACGCTCGGCGGCTACCGCTGGGGCCTGGACGTGAAGGAGTGGCTTCTCGGTCATGAGCGGCTGTTGACAGCAAGCTGACAGCAGCATCGACACCTATTGACGCTACCGTCGGGTAGTGCCTGTGGAGAGCGACGGCGACCGGGCCGCCCCGGTCGCCGCGGGCCGCCACCCCGTGCACAACCTCTGGCGGCTGCGCCGCTACCTGCGCCCGTACGCCGCCGAGTTCGCCTGGTTGCTTGTCGCGGGGCTCGCCGGCACGGCCGCCGGGATCGCCGTACCGCTTGTGGTGCAGCGCGTGGTGGACGGGCCGGTGGCCCGGCACGAGCCCGCCGGCCTGCTCCAGCTCGGTGGTCTGGCGCTGGTGCTCGGCGTGGTCGAGGCGGTCCTCATCTTCATCCGGCGGTGGGTGCAGTCGTCCTCGGCCGTGGGCATGGAGGCGGCACTGCGCGCCGACGTCTACGCGCACCTGCAACGGCTGCCGGCCAGCTTCCACGACCGCTGGCAGTCCGGCCAGCTTCTCTCCCGGATCACCAGCGACCTGTCGGTGATCCGCCGGTTCCTCTCGTTCGGTGTCTTCTTCCTGGTGCTCAACCTGACCACCTACGTGGTGGTGGTGCTGCTGCTGATCCATCTGCACGCGGCGCTCGGGCTGCTGGTCGCGGCCAGCGCGGTGCCACTGCTGCTGATCACCCGCCGCTTCGGCCGGCACTACCACACCGCGGCCCGCCGGATGCAGGACCAGCAGGGCGACGTGGCGACGCTTGTCGAGGAGACCGCGCAGGGCCTGCGCACCATGAAGGCGTACGGCCGGGGGCCCGAGTTGGCGGCCCGCTTCGCCGCCGGGGCCCGGACGCTGCACGACACAGGTGTGAGCAAGGGCCGGCTGCTGGCGAACACCGCGGCGCTGCTCGACCTGGTGCCCAACGTGACCCTGGGCGTGGTGCTGGTGGCCGGGGCTGCCGCCGCAGCGCAGGGCGTGCTCACCATCGGCGAGCTGGTGGCGTTCGCCAGCCTCCAACTGATGCTCATCTGGCCGGTGCAGTCGCTGGGCTGGATCATCGCCAACGGTCAGGAGGCGGCCACCGCCGCCGACCGCATCCAGGAGGTGCTGGACACTCCGCCGCAGATCGTGGACGCTCCCGACGCGCGCGTGCTGGGCCGGGACGCGGTCCACGGCCGGCTCCGCTTCGAACGGGTCGACTTCCGCTACCCGGGCGCCACCACCGCCGTACTGCACGAGATCGACCTGACCGTCGAGCCGGGCGAGACGTTGGCCCTGGTCGGGGCCACCGGCTGCGGCAAGAGCACGCTGCTCTCTCTGGTGCCCCGGCTGCACGAGGTGACCGCCGGCCGGATCACCCTGGACGGGCACGACCTGCGCGAGCTGCGGCTGGCCTCGCTGCGCCGACTGGTCGGGGTGGCCTTCGAGGAACCCACGCTCTTCTCCATGTCGGTGCGGGAGAACCTCACCCTGGGTCGCCCGGACGCCGACGACGACGAGGTCCGCGCCGCCCTCGCGCTGGCCCAGGCCGATTTCGCGTACGACCTGCCGTGGGGTCTGGCCACCCGCGTGGGTGAGCAGGGGTTGTCCCTCTCCGGCGGCCAGCGGCAGCGGTTGGCGCTGGCGCGGGCGGTGCTCGGCCGCCCGGCGCTGCTGGTGCTCGACGACCCGCTGTCCGCCCTCGACGTACACACCGAGGCGCTTGTGGAGGCGGCGCTGCGGCAGGTCCTGCGGGCCAGCACCGCGCTTCTGGTGGTGCACCGGCCGTCGACGATCGCGCTGGCCGACCGCGTCGCCCTGCTCGACCGTGGACGGATCGCGGCGATCGGCAGGCACTCGGAACTGCTGGCCAGCGTGCCCGCGTACCGGGCGTTGCTCGCCGCCGAACCGCCGCCCGCGCAACCGGCCGGGGCGACCGACACCGCGCCGGGGCGCACCGGGCCGGCGGGGCCGGGCGCGTCCACCCCGGACGGGTGGGGGCTGGTGCGCTCGTGACCTCCGCGGAGCAGGTCGACCCGCCTCCCGATGGGAAGGAGCCGGAGCTGACCCGCTGGCGGGGAACGGCCACCGACCCGGAGGCCGACCGGAGCCGGGCCGAGGAGACCACCCCGGAGGCGGAGGCCCGGCTGCGCCGGCACAGCCGAGCCCTGCTGGCCGACCTGCTGCGCCCGCACCGGGGTCGGCTCGCCGCGGCGGTCGGCCTGCTGCTGGCGCAGAACGCCGCAGCGATGGCCGGCCCGTACCTGGTCATGGTCGGCATCGACCGGGCCATCGGGCCGCTGCGCGCCGGGAACGCCACCCCGCTGGTCGCCGTCGCCGGGGCGTTCGCCGTGGCCGCCGTCACCGAGTACGCGGCCCGCCGCGGCTTCCTCGCCCTCTCCGCCCGGATCGGCCAGGCGGTCCTCCTGGACCTGCGGCAGCGGGTGTTCGGACACTTCCTGCGACTGTCGGTGGGCTTCCACGAGCGGTACACGTCGGGCCGGATGGTGTCCCGGCTGACAAGCGACCTGGACTCGATCGCCGAACTGGTCGACGGTGGCATCGACAGCCTGGTGCTGGCCGGGCTGTCGATCCTGACGGTGGCCGGCATCCTGCTCTGGCTGGACCTGCCGCTGGCCGCGGTGACGCTGTTCGCGTTCCCGTTCCTGTTCTGGCTCTCCCGCTGGTTCGCCCGGGCGTCGGCGGGCGCGTACCGGCGGACCCGGGAGGCCGTCGCGCTCGTCATCGTGCACTTCGTCGAGTCCATGCGGGGCATCCGGGCCGTGCAGACGTTCCGCCGGGAGCCCCGCAACCAGCGGATCTTCGTGGCGCTCGGCGACGACTACCGGCAGACCAGCCTGCACGCGTTCCGGCTCATCGCCACCTACTCGCCGGCGATCAAGCTGATCGGCAACGTCACTGTCGCGCTCGTGCTCTGCTACGGCGGGTGGCGGGTGCTCGGCGGACGGACCGAGATCGGGGTGCTCGCCGCGTTCCTGCTCTACCTGCGCCGCTTCTTCGAGCCGATGCAGGAGCTGAGCCAGTTCTACAACTCGTTGCAGTCGGCGACGGCGGCGCTGGAGAAGCTGGCCGGGGTGCTCGACGAGCGGCCGGCCGTGGCCGAACCCGCCCGACCGGTGTCGCTGCCGACCGGCCCCGGTCACGGCGAGCTGACCTTCCGGGGCGTCTCCTTCGGCTACCGCGCCGACACGCCCATCCTCGCCGGGCTGGACCTGACCGTGCCGGCCGGACAGACTGTGGCGCTGATCGGGCCGACCGGCGCGGGCAAGTCGACGATCGCCAAGCTTGTCGCCCGGTTCCACGATCCGGACGCCGGCACCGTCCTGCTGGACGGGATCGACCTGCGCGAGGTGGCCGACGCCGACCTGCGCCGCGCGGTGGTGCTGGTGACCCAGGAGAACCACCTGTTCAGCGGCACGGTCGCGGAGAACATCCGGTTCGGCCGGCCGGACGCCGACGACGCCGAGGTGCGGGCCGCCGCGCAGGCGATCGGCGCGCACGATTTCATCGCCGCGCTCCCCGACGGGTACGCGACGCAGGTGCACAGGCGCGGCGGTCGGCTCTCCGCCGGGCAGCGGCAACTTGTCGCGTTCGCCCGGGCGTTCCTGGCCGACCCGACAGTGCTGATCCTCGACGAGGCGACGTCGTCACTTGACGTGCCGACGGAACGGCTGGTGCAGCGGGCGCTCGGCACCATCCTGCGGGACCGCACCGCGCTGGTGATCGCGCACCGGCTCACCACTGTGGAGACCGCCGACCGGGTGCTCGTCCTCGACGGCGGGCAGGTCGTCGAGGACGGGCCGCCCGCCGTGCTGGCCGCCACCGACGGTCGGTACGCGGACCTGCACCGGCAGTGGCGCGACTCGCTGGTGTAGAGCCGGCGATACGCAACTCCGTGGCCCGGCACCCTGCTGATGCCTACGATCGGCAGATGACCGATACGGCGAGGACGGCCCGCGCCGGCGTTCCCGAGCGTCCGAGCCTGGACGGGCTCGAGGAGCGCTGGGCGCACCGCTGGCAGGAGGACGGCACGTACGCGTTCGACCGGGCGAAGGCGACCGTTCCGGGTCGCGGCGCGGCGTCAGACGCGCCGAGCCGGAATGGTCGTAGGAAGGACGTGTACGCCATCGACACCCCGCCGCCGACCGTATCGGGCGAGCTGCACATGGGTCACGTCTTCTCGTACACGCACACCGACACCGTCGCCCGCTACCAGCGGATGCGCGGCAAGACCGTGTTCTACCCGATGGGCTGGGACGACAACGGCCTGCCCACCGAGCGTCGGGTGCAGAACGTGTACGGGGTGCGCTGCGACCCGGCCCTGGCGTACGACCCGGTGTGGCGGCCACCGGCCACCCCTGTCGACGACGCCGCGCGCCGCGACCCCACGCCGATCTCGCGGCGCAACTTCATCGAGCTGTGCGAGCTGCTGACCGTCGCCGACGAGCAGGTCTTCGAGGCGCTCTGGCGGCGGCTCGGGCTCTCGGTGGACTGGTCCCTGACGTACACGACCATCGGTCGGGTGGCCCGCGCCACCAGCCAGCGGGCGTTCGTGCGTAACCTGCGCCGCGGTGAGGCGTACCAGGCGGAGGCACCGACGCTGTGGGATGTCGGCTTCGCCACCGCTGTCGCGCAGGCAGAGCTGGAGGACCGGGAGCGCCCCGGCGCCTACCACCGGCTGCGGTTCGCCGGGCCGGATGGGCGCGAGGTGCTCATCGACACCACCCGGCCGGAGCTGTTGCCGGCCTGCGTCGCGCTCGTCTGCCACCCCGACGACGAGCGGTACGCCGATCTGGTGGGCACGACGGTGCGCAGCCCGCTGTTCGACGTCGAGGTGCCGGTGCGCGCCCATCCGCTCGCCGACCCCGCGAAGGGCACAGGCATCGCGATGGTCTGCACGTTCGGCGACCTGAGCGACGTGACCTGGTGGCGGGATCTCGACCTCGACACCCGGGTGGTCATCGGCCACGACGGCCGCCTGCTGCCCGAGCCACCGGCCGGGGTGCCCGCGGCGCCGTACGCGGCGCTGGCCGGGCAGACCGTCAACGGCGCCCGCCGGGAGATCGTGGGGATGCTCGCCGCCGCGGGTGACCTGATCGGCGAGCCCCGCCAGATCACCCACCCGGTGAAGTTCTACGAACGCGGCGACCGGCCACTGGAGATCGTCTCGACTCGACAGTGGTATCTGCGCAACGGCGGGCGGGACGCCGACCTGCGGGCGGCGCTGCTGGCCCGGGGCGCGGAGCTGCACTGGGTGCCGGCGCACATGAAGCACCGCTACGACAACTGGGTGGGCGGCCTGACCGGCGACTGGCTGGTCAGTCGGCAGCGCTTCTTCGGCGTGCCGGTGCCTGTGTGGTACCGGCTCGACGACGCTGGCGAACCGGACTGGTCCCACCCTCTCACGCCCGACGAGTCCGCGCTGCCAGTCGACCCGTCAAGTGATCCGGCGCCCGGCTACGACGAGTCGCAGCGCGGGCGCCCGGGCGGTTTCCTCGGTGACCCGGACGTGCTGGACACCTGGGCCACCTCGTCGCTGACCCCGCAGATCGTCGGTGGCTGGGAGACCGACCCGGACCTGTTCGCGCAGGTCTTCCCGATGGATTTGCGCCCGCAGGGGCAGGAGATCATCCGGACCTGGCTGTTCGACAGCGTGGTCCGATCGCACTTCGAGCACGGCATGCTGCCCTGGCGGGACACCGTGCTCTCCGGCTGGATCCTCGACCCGGACCACAAGAAGATGGCCAAGTCCAAGGGGAATGTGGTCACCCCCCTGCCGCTGCTGGAACAGCACGGCGCGGACGCGGTGCGCTACTGGGCGGCAAGCGGCAAGCCCGGCATGGACCTGGCCTTCGACCCGGCGCAGATCAAGGTCGGCCGGCGGCTGGCCACCAAGTTGCTCAACGCGACGAAGTTCGCGCTCGGCCTGGGCGCCGGGGACGCGTTGCGCGCCGTGGCGACCGTCCCGCTGGACCGGGCCATGCTCGCCGAGCTGGGCACCGTGGCCAGCGCCGCGAGCACCGCCTTCGACTCCTACGACCACACGGCCGCGTTGCAGGTCACCGAGGCGTTCTTCTGGCGCTTCTGCGACGACTACATCGAGTTGGTCAAGGAACGGGCGTACGGCACCGGGGCGGCGGCCGACTCGGCGCGGGCCGCGCTGGCCACCGCGCTGTCGGTGCAGCTACGGCTGTTCGCCCCGGTGCTGCCGTACGTCACCGAGGAGATCTGGTCGTGGTGGCGGTACGGGTCGGTGCACCGCGCGCCCTGGCCCACCACGTACGAGGTGGACCGGACGATCGAGGGGACGGGCGAGCCGGCGCTGCTGCGGCTCGCGGGTGACGCGTTGGGCCAGGTGCGGCGGGCCAAGTCGGAGCGGAAGCTGTCCATGAAGGCGGAGGTGCCGCTGGCCGAGGCGCTGGGCCCGGCGGCGCTGCTGGAGCAGCTCACCCTGGTCGCCGACGACCTGCGCGCGGCCGGCCGAATCGGCAAGCTCGACCTGCTCCCCGACCGCACCCCGGAACTCGTCATCGCCTGCGCCTTCTGACGGGCGTCCGACACCCGCCGGGCGGAGGGCGGGACGGGTCCGCCGCCGCCACCCCCCGGGGCGGCGGCGGACCCGTCGCTCACCAGCCGCGCAGGAAGCGCAGGCCGAGCAGGATGGCCGCCACGGCCGGCCCGACCAGCAGGGTGATCGCCTGGAGCCGGTACGGCATCCGATGCCGCGTCAGCTCGCCCGCGTTGCCCAGCACGATCGCCCCGGCCAACATCAGGAACACGCCCCACCAGCCCGTCTCCAGGTGGATGAGGCGGATGTGGATCAGTTGCAGGGTCGCGCCGAGCAGCGCGCCGGTGAGCGCGAGCAGCGCCACCGCGCGGTGCAGGCCACGAGCCAGTGGGTGGGCGGCCCGCCAGCCGTACGTGCCGGCGACCGCCAGGCAGGGCAGCCCCACCAGCAGCGGCCAGCCCTCCCCCATCGCCCCGAACATCAGCAACGCGCCCACCACGAACACCAACGTGCCGACGCAGGCGATGACGTACCCGGCGAAGGCCCGACCGCCGCCGCGGGCCAGCAACGGCCCGCCGCTGGCCGCGATCAACGCGGCCGGGATCAGGATGAAGCCGGCCCACCAGTGGAACCGGCCGCTGCCCTGGGCGGCCGTCGCTACCGTCGCGCACGCCAGCCCTGCGACCGCCAGGCTCGTGAGCCACGGCCGGCTGCTCCGGGAGTACGGCTCAGCCAACGATGTCCACTCCGCTTCGACGCTCACACCCACGAGCCTGGGCCCCGATGCCCCGTCCGGTCCATCCGGCCAGCCCTACCCGTCGCCGGGGGCTGGCCGGAACCGTACCCCGCACCGACCTCAGCTCGTCTCGCCGGCCACGCTGAACGAACGCAGTCGGTTGACCGCCAGCACGGTGAAGCCGACGCTCACCAGCGCGGTCATCACCGAGGCGACGGGCACCGACACGGTGGTCTCCAGCAGCCCGCTGGGGGCGAGCCGGTCGGCGAGGGCGATCACGTACTGCTGGATGGAGAGCACCTTCGTGCCGCTGACGAAGTTGCCCAGCAACCCCTCCCAGATCAACACGTAGACCAGGCCGAGCAGCACCGGCCGCCGGGTGACCAGGCTGAGCGCGAGGAACAGCGCCGAGTACGCCAGCGCGCCGAGCGCCGCCGCGAACGCCAGCGCCAGACCGAGGCGTACCGAATGGGCCAGCACGCCCGCGACGTAGAGCGGCACCGCGACGGTGGCCGCGGTGACACCGGC
The DNA window shown above is from Micromonospora lupini and carries:
- a CDS encoding ABC transporter ATP-binding protein is translated as MTSAEQVDPPPDGKEPELTRWRGTATDPEADRSRAEETTPEAEARLRRHSRALLADLLRPHRGRLAAAVGLLLAQNAAAMAGPYLVMVGIDRAIGPLRAGNATPLVAVAGAFAVAAVTEYAARRGFLALSARIGQAVLLDLRQRVFGHFLRLSVGFHERYTSGRMVSRLTSDLDSIAELVDGGIDSLVLAGLSILTVAGILLWLDLPLAAVTLFAFPFLFWLSRWFARASAGAYRRTREAVALVIVHFVESMRGIRAVQTFRREPRNQRIFVALGDDYRQTSLHAFRLIATYSPAIKLIGNVTVALVLCYGGWRVLGGRTEIGVLAAFLLYLRRFFEPMQELSQFYNSLQSATAALEKLAGVLDERPAVAEPARPVSLPTGPGHGELTFRGVSFGYRADTPILAGLDLTVPAGQTVALIGPTGAGKSTIAKLVARFHDPDAGTVLLDGIDLREVADADLRRAVVLVTQENHLFSGTVAENIRFGRPDADDAEVRAAAQAIGAHDFIAALPDGYATQVHRRGGRLSAGQRQLVAFARAFLADPTVLILDEATSSLDVPTERLVQRALGTILRDRTALVIAHRLTTVETADRVLVLDGGQVVEDGPPAVLAATDGRYADLHRQWRDSLV
- a CDS encoding methylated-DNA--[protein]-cysteine S-methyltransferase, giving the protein MSIDSTVLTTPTGPLSILAGPDGEVLAAGFTPDPAALLPLIHPTLRAPLRQRADLGPATVAVRSYLDGDLTAIDSVPVRQHTGGAFMAHAWQVLREVPAGAPVTYTGYAALAGRPPAVRAAAAACARNAAALFVPCHRVLRTDGTLGGYRWGLDVKEWLLGHERLLTAS
- the valS gene encoding valine--tRNA ligase, giving the protein MTDTARTARAGVPERPSLDGLEERWAHRWQEDGTYAFDRAKATVPGRGAASDAPSRNGRRKDVYAIDTPPPTVSGELHMGHVFSYTHTDTVARYQRMRGKTVFYPMGWDDNGLPTERRVQNVYGVRCDPALAYDPVWRPPATPVDDAARRDPTPISRRNFIELCELLTVADEQVFEALWRRLGLSVDWSLTYTTIGRVARATSQRAFVRNLRRGEAYQAEAPTLWDVGFATAVAQAELEDRERPGAYHRLRFAGPDGREVLIDTTRPELLPACVALVCHPDDERYADLVGTTVRSPLFDVEVPVRAHPLADPAKGTGIAMVCTFGDLSDVTWWRDLDLDTRVVIGHDGRLLPEPPAGVPAAPYAALAGQTVNGARREIVGMLAAAGDLIGEPRQITHPVKFYERGDRPLEIVSTRQWYLRNGGRDADLRAALLARGAELHWVPAHMKHRYDNWVGGLTGDWLVSRQRFFGVPVPVWYRLDDAGEPDWSHPLTPDESALPVDPSSDPAPGYDESQRGRPGGFLGDPDVLDTWATSSLTPQIVGGWETDPDLFAQVFPMDLRPQGQEIIRTWLFDSVVRSHFEHGMLPWRDTVLSGWILDPDHKKMAKSKGNVVTPLPLLEQHGADAVRYWAASGKPGMDLAFDPAQIKVGRRLATKLLNATKFALGLGAGDALRAVATVPLDRAMLAELGTVASAASTAFDSYDHTAALQVTEAFFWRFCDDYIELVKERAYGTGAAADSARAALATALSVQLRLFAPVLPYVTEEIWSWWRYGSVHRAPWPTTYEVDRTIEGTGEPALLRLAGDALGQVRRAKSERKLSMKAEVPLAEALGPAALLEQLTLVADDLRAAGRIGKLDLLPDRTPELVIACAF
- a CDS encoding AlkA N-terminal domain-containing protein, translated to MEMDFERCYRAVDSRDQRFDGWFYTGVTSTGIYCRPSCPATTPKRHNVRFFPSAAAAQGAGLRACRRCRPDAAPGSPQWDVRADVVGRAMRLIADGVVDRDGVPGLAARLGYTERHLHRMLRAEMGAGPLALARAQRAQTARILIETTGLGMAEIAFAAGFGSVRQFNDTVREVYASAPSELRTARGRHLAAVGAGTITLRLAYRPPLHARALLDFLAVRALPGVEEVRDGTYHRGLRLPHGVGQVALTPADGHVAATLRLADLRDLAPAVARCRRLLDLDADPVAVDATLAADPALAPAVAAEPGIRVPRAVDGFEMAVRAVIGQQVSVTSARTTLTRLLTPPDTTTDGVSRQQLHDHRELRGFLGAEEVLEVPDDGFGMPVRRRETIRALARAVVDGTLDLAPGGDREETVRRLLALPGIGPWTAGYLAMRALGDPDVLLDTDLAIRRGATALGLPDTTLTAHAERWRPWRSYATIRLWRAA
- a CDS encoding ABC transporter ATP-binding protein → MPVESDGDRAAPVAAGRHPVHNLWRLRRYLRPYAAEFAWLLVAGLAGTAAGIAVPLVVQRVVDGPVARHEPAGLLQLGGLALVLGVVEAVLIFIRRWVQSSSAVGMEAALRADVYAHLQRLPASFHDRWQSGQLLSRITSDLSVIRRFLSFGVFFLVLNLTTYVVVVLLLIHLHAALGLLVAASAVPLLLITRRFGRHYHTAARRMQDQQGDVATLVEETAQGLRTMKAYGRGPELAARFAAGARTLHDTGVSKGRLLANTAALLDLVPNVTLGVVLVAGAAAAAQGVLTIGELVAFASLQLMLIWPVQSLGWIIANGQEAATAADRIQEVLDTPPQIVDAPDARVLGRDAVHGRLRFERVDFRYPGATTAVLHEIDLTVEPGETLALVGATGCGKSTLLSLVPRLHEVTAGRITLDGHDLRELRLASLRRLVGVAFEEPTLFSMSVRENLTLGRPDADDDEVRAALALAQADFAYDLPWGLATRVGEQGLSLSGGQRQRLALARAVLGRPALLVLDDPLSALDVHTEALVEAALRQVLRASTALLVVHRPSTIALADRVALLDRGRIAAIGRHSELLASVPAYRALLAAEPPPAQPAGATDTAPGRTGPAGPGASTPDGWGLVRS
- a CDS encoding ABC transporter permease subunit, with translation MSTITWITARGLFGRRRFLLLLPLPLVLLGLAILCRSLDVDPGQWAPPVLVGLGLAVVLPVVALIIGTGVLGAEIDDGTVVHILTKPLPRWQIILPKLAVAAGVTAATVAVPLYVAGVLAHSVRLGLALAFAAALGALAYSALFLALSLVTRRPVLLGLVYVLIWEGLLGNFVSGTKVLSIQQYVIALADRLAPSGLLETTVSVPVASVMTALVSVGFTVLAVNRLRSFSVAGETS